A stretch of Linepithema humile isolate Giens D197 chromosome 3, Lhum_UNIL_v1.0, whole genome shotgun sequence DNA encodes these proteins:
- the LOC136999005 gene encoding uncharacterized protein — translation MADRIKILVQKRTSLKSQITGLSNILDKGNTDDVALRLRIKRLTELYHAFEEYNDELTVLDSNEIHQTEFINIQERFYSLAARVESNLSASEADSDRQSVVNRADNVEITTSSRKRRIKLPEAALPTFDGKYECWLSFKNAFHNMIGSQIDLSDIDKLHYLKSALIGKAANKVRIFEIDGINYSNAWDILERSYEVKRVLISRHLSLILNMPVLEKESSNGLSKLADDTQQHVAALSTLGVAVGPEMIVHILESKLPKITLEKWETTLERDEFPKPDQMYEFLYKTAVCASKRERAKTTEIEKNKIEPPSKRKRYCSSNQAFVLNVSRNCVICKVKKHPLYLCEKFKQLPVHKRVETVKNANICYNCLRSHRGSPCKFSSCTICQKRHNTLIHQDNYEKVGKSSETRPEPKQTN, via the coding sequence atggCAGACAGAATTAAGATTCTTGTACAAAAACGGACGTCTTTAAAGTCCCAAATCACTGGTTTAAGTAATATCCTCGACAAAGGTAATACGGATGACGTCGCATTAAGATTACGAATAAAGCGTTTAACAGAATTATATCACGCGTTCGAAGAATATAACGATGAACTTACGGTATTAGATTCAAACGAGATACATCAAACTGAGTTCATAAACATACAAGAACGTTTTTATTCCTTAGCTGCAAGAGTCGAGAGTAACTTAAGTGCGTCGGAAGCGGATTCCGATAGGCAAAGCGTCGTAAATAGGGCCGATAATGTAGAGATAACGACGTCGAGTAGAAAAAGACGAATCAAATTACCAGAGGCGGCTTTACCGACCTTTGATGGTAAATATGAGTGTTggttatcatttaaaaatgcatttcatAATATGATAGGCTCGCAAATAGACTTGTCAGACATAGACAaactacattatttaaaatcggCGTTAATAGGGAAAGCTGCCAACAAGGTACGAATTTTTGAGATCGACgggataaattattcaaatgctTGGGATATTCTAGAGCGTTCGTATGAAGTGAAACGCGTATTGATTTCAAGAcatctttcattaattttaaatatgcctgtgttagaaaaagaaagttcGAACGGTTTGTCTAAGCTCGCGGACGATACACAACAACACGTCGCGGCGTTAAGCACGCTAGGCGTTGCTGTAGGACCGGAAATGATCGTTCATATCTTGGAAAGCAAATTACCCAAGATTACTTTAGAGAAATGGGAGACGACTCTCGAAAGAGATGAATTTCCAAAACCGGATCAAATGTACGagtttttgtataaaacaGCCGTTTGCGCGTCGAAACGCGAAAGAGCAAAAACGACGGAGatagagaaaaataagataGAACCACCTAGCAAGAGAAAACGATATTGCTCTTCAAATCAAGCGTTCGTTTTAAACGTGTCTCGTAATTGCGTGATATGTAAGGTTAAAAAACATCCACTCTATTTATGCgagaaatttaaacaattaccCGTACATAAACGTGTCGAAACAGTAAAAAACGCAAACATCTGTTATAATTGTTTACGATCGCATAGAGGTAGTCCTTGCAAGTTCTCTAGTTGCACCATTTGCCAAAAGCGACACAATACGCTTATACACCAAGACAATTATGAGAAAGTCGGTAAATCCAGTGAAACTAGACCCGAGCCTAAACAAACAAATTGA